The following are encoded together in the Thalassomonas haliotis genome:
- the lysC gene encoding lysine-sensitive aspartokinase 3 produces the protein MSLTGNASNQDAVNTLTVAKFGGTSVADYQAMLRCATIIKNDLANKVVVVSASAGVTNYLVRLSQENVGTQEREQIITAISQIQFNIRRELPEEAGLDQMLQTLIAELETLAEQQANEYKAQTADAILSYGEQFSSLLFSRVLQSLDIAASCFDVRRVMKTNSLYGKAVVDLTRLKHSCQELLVPELAKQVIVTQGFIGSDSLGHTTTLGRGGSDYSAALLTEALNGDNLAIWTDVVGIFTTDPRITDQARAIKEISFGEAAEMATFGAKILHPATLIPAMRQNIPVFVGSSKEPEKGGTLIKQQVESNPTYRSIALRKEQTLVTVKSPAMLHASGFLAKVFSILAKHELSVDLITTSEISVALTFDNPTGTTQALLTSTVVAELEQLCEVSVEHGLSLVAVIGNGLHAAKGLGSNIFDKINDFNIRMICHGASDNNLCFLVPQSDANTVVEQLHNTLF, from the coding sequence ATGTCACTAACGGGAAATGCTTCAAACCAGGATGCGGTAAATACTTTAACTGTGGCAAAATTTGGCGGCACCAGTGTTGCCGATTACCAGGCGATGCTGCGCTGCGCCACTATTATCAAAAACGATCTTGCCAATAAAGTGGTGGTGGTTTCTGCCAGCGCCGGGGTGACCAATTATCTGGTGCGTTTAAGCCAGGAAAATGTCGGCACTCAAGAGCGGGAGCAAATTATCACAGCCATCTCGCAAATTCAGTTTAATATCCGCCGGGAGTTGCCGGAAGAAGCCGGGCTTGATCAGATGTTGCAAACCTTGATTGCTGAGCTGGAAACCCTTGCCGAGCAGCAGGCTAATGAATATAAAGCCCAGACGGCAGACGCCATCTTATCCTATGGCGAGCAGTTCAGCTCACTGCTTTTTTCCCGGGTATTGCAGTCTTTAGATATCGCCGCCAGCTGCTTTGATGTGCGCCGGGTGATGAAAACCAACAGTTTATACGGTAAGGCGGTGGTGGATTTAACCCGGCTGAAACATAGTTGCCAGGAGCTGTTGGTGCCTGAGCTGGCAAAACAAGTAATCGTCACCCAAGGTTTTATCGGCAGCGACAGTTTAGGTCATACTACGACCTTAGGTCGGGGTGGTTCGGATTATAGTGCGGCCTTGCTCACCGAAGCCCTTAACGGCGATAACCTGGCGATTTGGACCGATGTGGTCGGTATCTTCACCACAGATCCGCGCATTACCGATCAGGCACGGGCGATTAAAGAAATCAGCTTTGGTGAGGCGGCGGAAATGGCCACCTTCGGGGCAAAAATCCTGCATCCGGCCACCTTGATCCCGGCGATGCGGCAAAATATCCCGGTTTTTGTCGGCTCCAGCAAAGAGCCGGAAAAAGGCGGTACCTTAATCAAGCAGCAGGTAGAATCAAACCCGACTTACCGCTCGATAGCGCTGAGAAAAGAGCAAACCCTGGTGACGGTAAAAAGCCCGGCTATGCTCCATGCCAGCGGTTTTCTGGCCAAGGTATTTTCAATTTTAGCCAAGCATGAACTCAGTGTTGATTTGATCACCACCAGTGAGATCAGCGTTGCCCTGACCTTTGATAACCCCACTGGCACTACCCAGGCGCTGCTTACCAGCACGGTAGTGGCGGAATTGGAGCAGCTGTGTGAAGTTTCGGTAGAACACGGTTTGTCGCTGGTGGCGGTGATAGGCAATGGTCTGCATGCCGCGAAAGGACTCGGCAGCAATATCTTCGATAAGATCAATGACTTTAATATCCGCATGATTTGCCACGGCGCCAGTG
- a CDS encoding ElyC/SanA/YdcF family protein, translated as MDLFLLKKVIGLLLMPVNIILLLLFFSLIFYKLKPGLSFKCLLLGCFTLLLSSLPPISDKMMRPIENQYEPFRQSSKPVDYIVILGCSHSNDDALPAIAQLEYCSLQRLAEAIRIFKLHPEATLVSTGSAVTQGTTNAEKVRQAAISLGIPEHKIINENNARDTEEEAELIAPRVQGKHMVLVTNADHMPRAMAYFKTQGLNPTPAPAAFWVKGEEQNKEWHYYFPHAKTLVQTTRAWYEYLGQLALWFKSLV; from the coding sequence ATGGATTTATTTCTCCTTAAAAAAGTGATCGGCCTGTTGCTGATGCCGGTTAATATCATTTTATTGCTGCTTTTTTTCAGCCTGATCTTTTATAAGCTCAAACCGGGCCTTAGTTTCAAATGCCTGCTCTTGGGCTGCTTCACCCTGCTACTGTCAAGCCTGCCGCCGATCAGCGATAAAATGATGAGGCCGATAGAAAATCAATACGAGCCCTTTAGGCAATCAAGCAAACCGGTAGATTATATTGTTATCTTGGGCTGCAGCCACAGCAACGACGATGCCCTGCCCGCCATTGCCCAGCTGGAATATTGCTCACTGCAGCGTTTGGCGGAAGCGATAAGGATATTTAAGTTACATCCCGAAGCCACCTTAGTGTCCACCGGCAGTGCCGTAACTCAGGGGACCACCAATGCCGAAAAGGTCAGGCAAGCCGCCATCAGTTTGGGCATACCTGAGCATAAAATTATCAATGAAAATAATGCCCGGGATACCGAAGAAGAAGCCGAGCTAATCGCCCCCAGGGTACAAGGCAAACATATGGTGTTAGTCACCAATGCCGATCATATGCCAAGGGCTATGGCCTATTTTAAAACACAAGGATTAAACCCGACGCCGGCACCGGCAGCTTTTTGGGTCAAGGGAGAAGAGCAAAACAAAGAATGGCATTATTATTTTCCCCATGCCAAAACCCTGGTGCAAACCACCCGGGCCTGGTATGAGTATTTAGGCCAGTTGGCCTTATGGTTTAAATCCCTGGTTTAA